Proteins encoded in a region of the Paludisphaera rhizosphaerae genome:
- a CDS encoding Rieske (2Fe-2S) protein, with translation MPKFVKMADLKDLPVGGAKEVEFEGRVYALFNVDGTISCIDGLCPHQGGPLVDGPLEGCKVACPWHGWEFDVQTGKTPLGPKIKVDVFEVKVEGEDVMVLVP, from the coding sequence ATGCCGAAGTTCGTCAAGATGGCCGACCTTAAGGACCTCCCGGTCGGCGGTGCGAAGGAAGTGGAGTTCGAAGGTCGGGTCTACGCCCTGTTCAACGTCGACGGAACGATCTCCTGCATCGACGGCCTCTGCCCTCATCAGGGGGGGCCGCTGGTGGACGGACCGCTTGAGGGGTGCAAGGTCGCGTGCCCCTGGCATGGATGGGAGTTCGACGTCCAGACCGGCAAGACGCCACTGGGCCCCAAGATCAAGGTGGACGTCTTCGAGGTGAAGGTCGAGGGCGAGGACGTGATGGTGCTCGTCCCTTGA